The sequence GCTGATCCGGTCATCAAGCTTGTCAAGGAGCATATCAGTTAACCTTGAGAAGAGGAGCCCTGAATCTGATCCTGAAAGCCCACAGTCTCACGTCTCGCATCCTAAATTTGCAGAACCCATGTTCTCGAATTCTTCGACGTTCTGCACAAGCTTGTTTTCGTCATCTTCGACAACAGAGCCATGCCGTCAAATGGGCACTTTACCTTTCCTGCCTCACCCCCCTAAGTGTGAGCAGCAGGTTTCAGCTGGTCACTCATCGAGCTCCTCTCTGCTTTTAAGTGGTGATACCGGTTTAGATGTGGCTGAACAGTCAGATGATCTGAACGACTTGCTCAATCTTTCGGGAGATGCTTCTGATGGCAGCTTCCATGGAGAAAACAATGCCTTAGCTTTTGACGAACAGATGGAATTTCAGTTCCTGTCTGAGCAGCTAGAAATTGCCATCACTGACAATGAGAAGAATCCTCATTTAGATGTAAGTTAACCTAGCCCCTTAACCACTGCCCCACTATAATTTGACCATCAATTTGGGTTTTGCAGCACACCAGATCCTTTGTTCCAGTTTCTTTCTAGATTTTGTATGGTGATATTCCTCTGACACAATGCTTTTAGGACATATACGGCACACCACCACAGCTGTCATCACTTCCAGTATCATCTTGCTCCAATCAGAATCTAGGGTCACCAGTTAAAGTCCAGCTTAGCTCATCTCAGTCATCTTCTAGCTCTGCAACAGCTAACAAGTCAAGATTGAGGTGGACACTTGAGCTTCATGAGCGTTTTGTGGAGGCCGTGAAAAAGCTTGAAGGTCCTGAAAGTAAGTTGGTCATTCTGCTTTATCTCTCACATGTTTTCAGGTTATCTTAATAAATAGTTTGTTCATATATTTACAGAAGCAACTCCCAAAGGTGTGCTGAAACTAATGAAGGTAGAAGGTCTAACAATTTATCATGTGAAGAGCCATCTGCAGGTATACAATTGTGTCCGCTGAAAAATTAATTCTCCCTTCTATGTTTTCATTAACTTACATTTTCTCGCATATACTCTTCGTATAGAAGTATCGGCTTGCAAAATATATTCCTGAGCCTAAAGACGGTAAGCTTAAATTACCTACTCACTGTATACTTCTTTATAATAGCACTTTTTTTCTGAAAAGAACAAACATCCTAAATGCTGACTAGATAAGAAGGCTTCCTCGGAGGATAAAAAAGCACAATTAGGAAAGGGCAGCATTGATTCAAGCAAAAACAAGTGAGTCCTCATTACCTACGCAGGGGAACATGCACACAAGCATCATGATCTTAAAGTTTTACATCCCTTTCCTTCACATGTTTCTTAGGAATTTACAAGTGGCAGAAGCTCTAAGGATGCAAATAGAGGTTCAGAAACAGCTTCATGAACAATTAGAGGTGGGTCCGTAGTAGGTGCTATGTTATCACATCTCGCAAGTACTACCGTTGGCTCATATGCTTGAGACATATAGTAGGAATTAGTCTGGCGTTTGGTTTCGGTTCTATATGGCCACTTGTTTTCTGTTCATCAGCCATCGTTATCCTTGAACTGGCAACTTATATACATCGATGAGTACCTAAAAGAATTAATCGTATACTATGAATATCTACACCCATTGTCATGTGAGTAAGAAAACATGTAGTAACAGGCACTCATTGATCAGATGTTTTCAGCACTGATGATTTCAATTCCACCACCAGGTGCAAAGGCAGTTGCAGCTACGGATAGAGGAACATGCAAGATACTTGCAGAAAATACTAGAAGAGCAGCAGAAGGCCGGCAATGTGCCACTAAAAGCTCCAACCAAAGCA is a genomic window of Zea mays cultivar B73 chromosome 5, Zm-B73-REFERENCE-NAM-5.0, whole genome shotgun sequence containing:
- the LOC103626417 gene encoding protein PHOSPHATE STARVATION RESPONSE 3 isoform X1; the encoded protein is MDQIATPDETAHASAPSVHKLFDAKLGHHSVMDGTLASTSQSSNIKTQLIRSSSLSRSISVNLEKRSPESDPESPQSHVSHPKFAEPMFSNSSTFCTSLFSSSSTTEPCRQMGTLPFLPHPPKCEQQVSAGHSSSSSLLLSGDTGLDVAEQSDDLNDLLNLSGDASDGSFHGENNALAFDEQMEFQFLSEQLEIAITDNEKNPHLDDIYGTPPQLSSLPVSSCSNQNLGSPVKVQLSSSQSSSSSATANKSRLRWTLELHERFVEAVKKLEGPEKATPKGVLKLMKVEGLTIYHVKSHLQKYRLAKYIPEPKDDKKASSEDKKAQLGKGSIDSSKNKNLQVAEALRMQIEVQKQLHEQLEVQRQLQLRIEEHARYLQKILEEQQKAGNVPLKAPTKAQATKSSPESTSDERTESEVDTISPRPPKNRNPGVDAECKSPGRIKRTKVQADLENEGLCS
- the LOC103626417 gene encoding protein PHOSPHATE STARVATION RESPONSE 3 isoform X2, yielding MDQIATPDETAHASAPSVHKLFDAKLGHHSVMDGTLASTSQSSNIKTQLIRSSSLSRSISVNLEKRSPESDPESPQSHVSHPKFAEPMFSNSSTFCTSLFSSSSTTEPCRQMGTLPFLPHPPKCEQQVSAGHSSSSSLLLSGDTGLDVAEQSDDLNDLLNLSGDASDGSFHGENNALAFDEQMEFQFLSEQLEIAITDNEKNPHLDDIYGTPPQLSSLPVSSCSNQNLGSPVKVQLSSSQSSSSSATANKSRLRWTLELHERFVEAVKKLEGPEKATPKGVLKLMKVEGLTIYHVKSHLQKYRLAKYIPEPKDDKKASSEDKKAQLGKGSIDSSKNKCKGSCSYG